In the genome of Lynx canadensis isolate LIC74 chromosome X, mLynCan4.pri.v2, whole genome shotgun sequence, one region contains:
- the GPR101 gene encoding probable G-protein coupled receptor 101: MTSTCTNSTRESNSSHTCVPLSKMPISLAHGIIRSSVLLVFLTASFVGNIVLALVLQRKPQLLQVANRFIFNLLVTDLLQISLVAPWVVATSVPLFWPLNSHFCTALVSLTHLFAFASVNTIVVVSVDRYLSIIHPLSYPAKMTPRRGYMLLYGTWIVAILQSTPPLYGWGQAAFDQRNALCSMIWGASPSYTILSVVSFIILPLVVMIACYSVVFGAARRQHALLYNVRSHSLEVRARDRVENEDEEGERRAASRRQDGGEAEAEEGGVQAEEESAEASAGRVAAAGSEEVRDGGSVASEGSSEGRDGGPQPAGSVKADKGRVEVSQCNVDLGEDDTEFGEDDLNFSEEDVEAVNIPESLPPSRRNSTGDPPLPRCYQCKAAKVIFLIVFSYVLSLGPYCFLAVLAVWVDVQTKVPQWVITIIIWLFFLQCCVHPYIYGYMHKTIKKEIQDMLKKFFCKEKPPKEDSHPDLPGTEAGTEGGTEGKTVPSHDSATLP, from the coding sequence ATGACGTCCACCTGCACCAACAGCACGCGCGAAAGCAACAGCAGCCACACGTGCGTGCCCCTGTCCAAAATGCCCATCAGCCTGGCCCACGGCATCATCCGCTCGAGCGTGCTGCTCGTGTTCCTCACCGCCTCTTTCGTCGGCAACATCGTGCTGGCGCTCGTGTTGCAGCGCAAGCCGCAGCTGCTGCAGGTCGCCAACCGCTTCATCTTCAACCTCCTGGTCACTGACCTGCTGCAGATTTCGCTCGTGGCCCCCTGGGTGGTGGCCACCTCCGTGCCTCTCTTCTGGCCCCTCAACAGCCACTTCTGCACCGCGCTGGTGAGCCTCACTCACCTGTTCGCCTTCGCCAGTGTCAACACCATCGTGGTGGTGTCCGTGGACCGCTACCTGTCCATCATCCACCCTCTCTCCTACCCCGCTAAGATGACCCCCCGCCGGGGCTACATGCTCCTCTACGGCACCTGGATCGTGGCCATCCTGCAGAGCACCCCCCCTCTCTACGGCTGGGGCCAGGCTGCCTTTGACCAGCGCAACGCCCTCTGCTCCATGATCTGGGGGGCCAGCCCCAGCTACACCATTCTCAGCGTGGTGTCCTTCATCATCCTGCCGCTGGTCGTCATGATTGCCTGCTACTCCGTGGTGTTCGGTGCCGCCCGGCGGCAGCATGCCCTGCTGTACAACGTCAGGAGCCACAGCTTGGAGGTTCGGGCCAGGGATCGTGTGGAGAACGAGGacgaagagggagagaggagggctgCGTCCCGGCGCCAGGACGGAGGTGAGGCCGAGGCCGAGGAGGGCGGCGTGCAGGCCGAGGAAGAGAGCGCGGAGGCCAGTGCGGGCAGGGTGGCGGCCGCGGGCAGCGAGGAGGTCCGGGACGGCGGCTCGGTGGCCAGCGAAGGCAGCTCAGAGGGCCGGGACGGTGGCCCCCAACCCGCCGGCAGCGTGAAGGCGGACAAGGGCCGCGTGGAGGTCAGCCAGTGCAACGTCGACCTGGGTGAAGATGACACGGAGTTCGGCGAGGATGACCTCAACTTCAGCGAGGAGGACGTCGAGGCAGTGAACATCCCCGAGAGCCTCCCGCCCAGTCGTCGAAACAGCACCGGCGACCCCCCTCTGCCCAGGTGCTACCAGTGCAAGGCTGCGAAAGTGATCTTCCTCATCGTCTTCTCCTACGTGCTCTCCCTGGGGCCCTACTGCTTTCTGGCGGTTCTGGCCGTGTGGGTGGATGTCCAAACCAAGGTGCCCCAGTGGGTGATCACCATAATAATCTGGCTTTTCTTCCTGCAGTGCTGCGTGCACCCCTACATCTACGGCTACATGCACAAGACCATCAAGAAGGAAATCCAGGATATGCTGAAGAAGTTCTTCTGCAAGGAAAAGCCCCCGAAAGAAGACAGCCACCCGGACCTGCCGGGAACAGAAGCCGGCACAGAGGGAGGGACCGAAGGCAAGACCGTCCCTTCGCACGACTCCGCCACTTTGCCTTGA